The genomic interval CTGCCAAACTAAGCACACCTTTTCACGTTTTGAattgttttggttcttttactGACAGCCGTTTGATTGATTTTGGGCTACAAATTAGCCCATGACTGGTTGGTTCTGAATTGGAATAAAAAGTCTGCCCGACTGTTGCTTCCAGTTGCAAATATACTTCTGTTTTGTCGATCAAGCATTTTTTTGCTTCTCTAGTTTTCAGAGTTTTCTGAGAAATACTGATATGGAttgattgaatattttttaaaagcacTTCTTCGTATCACTTGAGTGTAAAATGTTACTCTCTTTGTCTACTACTTTTTATTTGCAGCCTTACTACTCTTTACTTGCAGCCAACTCTACCGACTTGAAATCTTCAAGAGTTTCCTCAAGCATAGATCAGAATATTGGTGTAGTTGGCATAAAATCAAGTGCTGACAGGGCAGATATCTCATCTTCATTGATGCGAAAAGGCAGACATCATAGCGAGGATGGGAGCAATTATTCAAAGAATGGTACAGGCAACATGCCATCGAGTGATAAAAGCTCTGTTAGCCCAGCTGCATTGACTATAAAAGGCAGACCTGATGCAATAGATGAGAGCAGTAGTTCTTCAATGAGTAGGGGCAACCCACGAAGTCTTACCAATAGTTTGAACAAAATGGCTTTAGATGCTGGATCTGGATTGTCAAAAAATGGTAATGCCAGAGTGACTcgttcaaatacaaaatataaaccTGAAAATTGGATGCTCCCTGGCCAAGCTGAAGATACATTGAATCAACTGAATCTTGCAATTGTAAGTCAACCTTAATGCTAGTCTTACTATATAGGAAGCCCAGCTATTCAACTCCTTTATTATAGTTTATTTAGTATCAGAACACATCACTGATGCCTTTTCATTTAATCTGTCATTATAGGTTGGTCATGTTGATTCCGGAAAATCAACACTCTCTGGTAGACTACTACACCTTTTAGGGCGAATATCACAAAAAGAGATgcacaaaaatgaaaaggaggCTAAGTTACAGGTAAAATCACAATGATTTGTATGTGGGTACTCTCAAGCCTGATGTTATTGTATTTATGTGGTGTTTGCATATCCAAGCAGGGCAAGGGCTCCTTTGCTTATGCTTGGGCTTTGGATGAGAGCACTGAAGAAAGGGAAAGGGGAATAACTATGACAGTGGCTGTTGCATATTTTGATTCCAAAAAGTATCATGTTGTTGTGCTTGACTCACCAGGCCATAAGGATTTTGTACCAAACATGATATCTGGGGCAGCACAGGCAGATGCTGCAGTTCTTGTCATAGATGCCTCAGTTGGTTCATTTGAGGTTGGCATGGACAGTGCTAAGGGTCAAACACGGGAGCATGCACAACTTATCAGAAGTTTTGGTGTTGATCAAATTATAGTTGCAGTTAACAAAATGGATGCTGTGGATTACTCTAAGGAACGTTTTGATTTGATTAAACAGCGACTTGGAACATTTCTCCGTTCTTGTGGTTTTAGAGATTCTTCTATAATATTGATCCCGTTGAGTGCCatggaaaatcaaaatttggtGGCAGCTCCTTCTGATGTTCGTCTGCTGTCCTGGTGAGTTTCCTTTCATCCATCAAATTCTAGTCAGACGTCTTGTTCCTCTTCTAGGTCTTCATACTTTCTGTCAATGGTAACTTTATGCACCATTGTGCAGTAGAAACTGAGCTTAAGATGTATTcaattttgggaaaaatatcTTATCAGTATTTAActgggagaaaaaaaatacagtacTGTAAAATAATTGGAAAGGCGACTGAAAGTAAACAGATAAAAGTGAATGAACATTGATGCATGCTAAAGTATGATGTAATGCTCAACATTCCTGTCTAGGCCAAATCA from Juglans microcarpa x Juglans regia isolate MS1-56 chromosome 4S, Jm3101_v1.0, whole genome shotgun sequence carries:
- the LOC121262521 gene encoding HBS1-like protein isoform X2 produces the protein MAPAVIRKQLVSSSMLPPQMIWFLMDCIPPKRFQKPYYSLLAANSTDLKSSRVSSSIDQNIGVVGIKSSADRADISSSLMRKGRHHSEDGSNYSKNGTGNMPSSDKSSVSPAALTIKGRPDAIDESSSSSMSRGNPRSLTNSLNKMALDAGSGLSKNGNARVTRSNTKYKPENWMLPGQAEDTLNQLNLAIVGHVDSGKSTLSGRLLHLLGRISQKEMHKNEKEAKLQGKGSFAYAWALDESTEERERGITMTVAVAYFDSKKYHVVVLDSPGHKDFVPNMISGAAQADAAVLVIDASVGSFEVGMDSAKGQTREHAQLIRSFGVDQIIVAVNKMDAVDYSKERFDLIKQRLGTFLRSCGFRDSSIILIPLSAMENQNLVAAPSDVRLLSWYHGPYLLDAIDSLQPPMRDFSKPVLMPICDVLKLSSLGQVSACGKLEAGALRSGSKVLVMPSGNVGIVRSLERDSQACSFARAGDNVAVSLQGIDGSLLTAGGVLCHPDFPVAVAKHLELKVLVLDVTTPILIGSQLEFHVHHAKEAARMVRMLSLLDPKTGKVTKKAPRCLTAKQTAVVEVALQGPVCVEEFSSCRALGRVFLRALGRTIAVGLVTRIIEEQD
- the LOC121262521 gene encoding HBS1-like protein isoform X1, producing MPRKVSYGVDYDEEYDDYEDYDVDYDLDVEDNGNIPQSKQETIKRGIWRCSICTYDNDESLSVCDICGVLRNPLINYGAGSDKKTARFKFDAPSPDDLVFDGLHSSKKVSKANSTDLKSSRVSSSIDQNIGVVGIKSSADRADISSSLMRKGRHHSEDGSNYSKNGTGNMPSSDKSSVSPAALTIKGRPDAIDESSSSSMSRGNPRSLTNSLNKMALDAGSGLSKNGNARVTRSNTKYKPENWMLPGQAEDTLNQLNLAIVGHVDSGKSTLSGRLLHLLGRISQKEMHKNEKEAKLQGKGSFAYAWALDESTEERERGITMTVAVAYFDSKKYHVVVLDSPGHKDFVPNMISGAAQADAAVLVIDASVGSFEVGMDSAKGQTREHAQLIRSFGVDQIIVAVNKMDAVDYSKERFDLIKQRLGTFLRSCGFRDSSIILIPLSAMENQNLVAAPSDVRLLSWYHGPYLLDAIDSLQPPMRDFSKPVLMPICDVLKLSSLGQVSACGKLEAGALRSGSKVLVMPSGNVGIVRSLERDSQACSFARAGDNVAVSLQGIDGSLLTAGGVLCHPDFPVAVAKHLELKVLVLDVTTPILIGSQLEFHVHHAKEAARMVRMLSLLDPKTGKVTKKAPRCLTAKQTAVVEVALQGPVCVEEFSSCRALGRVFLRALGRTIAVGLVTRIIEEQD